The segment GAATtgaataattgttttgaaaaattgttgattaatTTTCGAGAAAttaatgatatgacatttgtttttatgaaattaaaaatgaaaatttggttgAGAATTTTTGGTCATTACGccatcactctactagataatcatatggtgtgattgggtgtaattcacaattccattccaatggcctaAGATGCAGGTCCCGATAAGTCCACGGCCcatatatccaaaattagggttttctgaaccctaattagggtttccaacccattcatagcccaataggcccaaaactaagtccttaggtcaattagggcttcattagtcccactagggtctcataagGCCCAGTAGGGTTACATTATtcaggcaccacccactaccacctcgggtagtggtggtcaatagGGGCTCACGACGCCTCACGGCGGTggtcaccacctcacggtggtggttaagGTTCTAGTCCAATCGAGTCCAAGCATCCCAAAAGTAATCCAAACACATGCAAAGCACACTGCCACCCAACACGGAGGCCGGTGGTGGCAGGAGACGGCAGCCAcaacctcatggtggtggttttgaGTTTTTTTCATTATTCCTCTAACGATTACAATTTTACAATGCAAATCTAAATTAACACACCCACACACTaagctaaacacacacacatacacaaccaCCTTGTGGCGGCCGGCGGTGGTAGATGGTGGCAGCCTAGTGGTTTCTTCCGTCCAAACTGTCCATACAACAAGtcatcataaaacatatacaCACCCACACCAATAAACGCACACAACCACCCACGCATGGTGGCTAATGGTGGCAGAAAAACAGAAATGGttgcagccaccatggttggttgCCATGGTGGCCTTCTTGTTCGTTTTCCGGCCATACTTCACCATCACGCACCTAGAAAATAGCACCCACATATGCGAAAATACATACAACACAACACACATACACTGTTGGATCAGGTCCTttggaaacacacacacacacacactactcACGTATTATGTATGTGAGACTAACGTTGCAAGAAAAATGGAAAAGCTTCAATAAacaattacagagagtatacGAAGTAAGATACACAAAAAAGctacatttatttattaaaactaaTGGCTATAAATAGCCTCTTTAGTGAGAATCTGTGAACCAAAAGACTAGCCACAAGAATAGGTCCTATTTGACTACTTCTACCAAATAATTGACTACTTCTACCtaatattgtgacaacccaaacttATTGTCGTTACATAATCCCGTTTTCACCAACGGAATTTGTCGTTATGTATTAATTTCCGAAATATTTGAActcgtcaataaataaatatctatttatttatattttcttgacattatcattttagtataagtaaatataacttgtaagtgttaaccccgtttaaccaaataaagttatattacctTTCAACCaattcacccgggtaaaaagttttaaccccgttaaactttagcatcgggtagccatgtactgggtgcaatacccgagacatATAAAAAAGAAGTGTACTCCACTTGAACACTCTTTACCACcctctcactctctctcactactttctctctctagactcgatccCGACCCCGAAAACCACGAATTCCGGCTTCCTAACATAAGAGTTTCTTCCCTATCTTGTTCAAAACATATTCCATTGTATTTAGAACACAAAAATCACAAGAATTAGTagaaaacatggagtttacggcctaggaagccccttaggccgtaaacacccaaaacttggccaaatgtcccatttttccttcctttaagcttgtatactaattaaggaaattgcctagaTGAGTTTAGACATCAAAACATAAGTTTTTAGAgtctaaaagagggtttacggcccaagcttgtgcttagtccgtaaacacccattttccatgttttattgccccaaaaactcatctaaggcatGATAGAATTTAGATATGATCTTAGGAAATGTTTAAGGCCATAAAACAACACATTTTAgagcctaaaagggagtttacggcccaagcctatgctaaggccgtaaacacccaattcccatgtcaaaatgtcccaaaaacccACCTAAGGCATTCTAGATTTTAGCTAAGATTTAAGGGAGTGCTTAGGACCATTTAACAATTCATTTTGTGgaacaaaatggagtttacggcccaagcctaatctaggaccgtaaactcccctaaattcacccaaatgaaggttttaacccTCCAAATTGGTCCTAGGCATTTACTAGAAAAATAGGGAATCGAATTAAGGCCTTAACATGCATTTTTGGAggagaacaagagtttacggccaagcctaggggcttagggccgtaaactcccaaggagtggcctttgggccgtaaactccaagggagtaaactcttggactcccccgtaaACCCTTCTTGGCCTTGTATAattcccgggaaccccttctaagccctaagaccccgaatcaatgctagaatatctaaatattttaaagaaaagaacaaaatgattaatttcttgtaaaatacatatttcatatgatattAGGGTCTTGAAAGGTGCACAAGTCCttatttggtacaaaacgctcaaccaacactttcacccgatttacctgatttacccgatttactcggtttcaggtgagttcatacccctttaatgaacctttcaaatgtttttatatgttttaggggggatacaagtcaattatacatgtttttggaaattaatcacatgtgattcactatccgtagttcaaatcacatgtgatttaccactatgctttataaaaggattttcgcattcaaaactattttggataaataaacaaattTCTAAATGTTTCCTTTTGAAAagaatttttattaaataaatttttcttacaaaatgtgaccacactaatatatttatataagtaagacttgaaggacttaggaccgataactcgccttatttcctgttcttgtttgattgtgggcttagggtagttgttatccgtccgactgtcgttgatttcttagttatatatcatgtatattagtgttggatacgaggATTTCATTTCTCCCGATGCTTAAACCACTAAATtgacaagaaccatacacactaagttaactataataggtatagttaaggccactactactcgctatagctactactctacacactataatacacactattacgagactatacactaataagagaacacactatgagctatacaaaagactactacactataatacaagagaaagtactaacccgaagataacacactaactcactatgagatactctattcgctacacaCTACGCCCATAGTTTTCCGACAGGAGagcgacgctacatgtatagatctatacggggcagacactattacatctcgactgttaatttcagtccgagtcgtgcaggcccagggatgtcgctacttcactacactatgcatgaccgggaaggtcatggggtcctctatCATACACACCATTGGTaacatacaaggaatacactataaccacactaaaacactaaactaaaggctaagttaatatcccgaagtaaacaagtatctatcactaaaggaagtttgcaccactattattgacttcaagcataacctaccatattgcattacttattggaaattcactattatacttttacaataaatggtttttcaatgatgaaaattacatgtttcttaaaggttttcacttacaatgtatttctggaaaatataggattttctaggtttttctactacttatgaatgtaaattgcagtttttcatactatcggttctaatgctttttatacaaaaactcacattaaactcttatgaactcaccagctttatgctgatactcgttttcaaaataacttgtatcctcaggtcaaagatagacaggtacaggtgcaacattttggagaaggtggagcatacgagatccatctcttatttttgtattacttttggtgtttgctaAACATTACAAaatacacttgtaattaaactcactatgtaatgcaatggttgtatgtttcttgtttttactattatgcatttgtgatgatactgtacatgacgtcctccaccccgaaacataTTCCGCCgtcatcggttttggggtgtgacaaatatcaCGTGGTGTAATATGACACAGCACATACCACCAATTAAATAAACTACAAAATAAACCTAATAAAAAATGcatttgatcttcaagttccttccaTGCATAATCCATTAAGGCCTTTGAAGCAAAGCTTATTCAATTTAAATCCAAAAACTAAACAAGTCTAAAATAAACCTGATTAATCCCAACAATCACCCCCTTAATCATGTATATTATTTGATTACAGCAATGTCGGCTCATCATCCTCATACCGGTTCAAGTTGAGTTCTTCCTTTTTCTCCCACATTGGACACTCTGATATGTAATGCCCGATCTCATTACACTTGTAACACTTCATGTGGCTCTTGTCCCGTTGTACTCGACCATCTCCTCGACCTTTCTCGGACCCCCCGACGTCCACCTCGGCCACGCCCATAGTCTTCCCGATTCGAGTTTCCACAACCACAATACTCACACCTATGctctttttcttttgttttttcatCAAAATTTGCAAGCAAAACCTGATTTTGCTCGGGTTGGATCTCCTCAGCTTTGATCCTTTCTTCATAAGCTTTAAGTCGGCCCACAACATCATCATAACCGATGGTCTTCAAGTCTACAACCTGTTCTATAGAAGCCACCATATGAATGAAACATTTTGGCAACCCATTAAGAAATATCTTAACCAATTTTGTTTCTTCCATAACCGACCCAAGTGAGGCGGCTCGAGAAGCATATGCGGAAAGCTTATTAGCAAAGTTTTCTATCACCTCTTGGTCCTTCATTTTTAGATTTTCAAACTCTCCCATTAGAGTTTGAACTCTCGCCTCCCGAATTCGATCCACACCTAAACGACGGGTTTTGAGAACATCCCACATCTCCTTTGCGGTTCCGAGATTCCCTATTAACAAAGTTTTCTCCTCCATTATGGCTTTAAACAAAAGTGCAGTTGCTATGTTGTTCTTCTTGGCATCCCCATTAACTCCCGGATCAATTGCCTCCCACACCCTATGAACATTGAAGATAGACTGCATCCTCATAGCTCATATTGTGTAATTTTTTGATGATAATACCGGACATTGAAGAGTCACGGTGTTGCTCTCCTTGACAACAACCGTTGTTTGATCCTTTGGTGGAGCCATTCTTGCGATTTCTGCACTACCAAAGTTTGATAATCAACTAAAAACACTGCTTGAAAGTGCTACCTGCAAACACCTTTTGTTGCCTTTCAACGACTGTTTTTTAAACCTTCGATAAACACTTTCTGTTGCTCTTGATCCTCCTTCtttgttctttgatcaaactGGGTTAACAAGCCCGCTGATTTTGGCTGGAATCACGACTCGTCTCCGCTACCCTTTAGATCCCTAGCACAAAAAACCTACTGATATGAAATCAGCCCCTCTTCAATCGATctccgctctgataccaaatgttggaTCAGGTCCTTtagaaacacacacacaacacacactacTCACGTATTATGTATGTGAGACTAACGTTGCATGCAAAATGGAAAAGCTTCAATAAacaattacagagagtatacGAAGTGAGATACATAAAAAAGCTACATTTACTTATTAAACTAATGGGTATAAATAGTCTCTTCAGTGACAACCTGGGAACCAGAAGACTAGCCAAAAGAATAGGTCCTATTTGACTACTTTTACCTAATATCACGTGATGCAATATGACACAACACATACCACCAATTAAATA is part of the Lactuca sativa cultivar Salinas chromosome 7, Lsat_Salinas_v11, whole genome shotgun sequence genome and harbors:
- the LOC128127104 gene encoding uncharacterized protein LOC128127104, producing MAPPKDQTAVVVKESNTVTLQCPSIFNVHRVWEAIDPGVNGDAKKNNIAIALLFKDITEEKTLLIGNLGTAKEMWDVLKTRRLGADRIREARVQTLMGEFENLKMKDQEVIENFANKLSAYASRAASLGSVMEETKLVVDLKTIGYDDVVGRLKAYEERIKVEEIQPEQNQVLLANSDEKTKEKEHRCEHCGCGNSNREDYGRGRGGGRGSEKGRGDGRVQRDKSHVKCYKCNEIGHYISECPMWKKKEELNLNCAEIARMAPPKDQTTVVVKESNTVTLQCPSIFNVHRVWEAIDPGVNGDAKKNNIATALLFKAIMEEKTLLIGNLGTAKEMWDVLKTRRLGVDRIREARVQTLMGEFENLKMKDQEVIENFANKLSAYASRAASLGSVMEETKLVKIFLNGLPKCFIHMVASIEQVVDLKTIGYDDVVGRLKAYEERIKAEEIQPEQNQVLLANFDEKTKEKEHRCEYCGCGNSNREDYGRGRGGRRGVRERSRRWSSTTGQEPHEVLQV